The following proteins are co-located in the Thermus thermophilus HB8 genome:
- the yqeK gene encoding bis(5'-nucleosyl)-tetraphosphatase (symmetrical) YqeK, whose amino-acid sequence MKSTVSIADLEAKVQSLVRPERMEHIRRVAELAREIARNNGLDPERAYLAGLLHDAARDLPEEELRRLAPPENEVEEAHPLALHGRAARALAASWGVRDEEVLEAIEGHVYGVDPENGIGMALYVADVSEPGRGVNEEIRELALAGRLKEAYRLAVRNKVHYLKAKKIPIHPRTLEVYHSL is encoded by the coding sequence TTGAAAAGCACGGTCTCTATCGCTGATCTGGAGGCCAAGGTCCAAAGCCTCGTCCGTCCCGAGCGCATGGAGCACATCCGCCGGGTGGCGGAGCTCGCCCGGGAGATCGCCCGCAACAACGGGCTGGACCCCGAACGGGCTTACCTGGCGGGCCTGCTCCACGACGCCGCCCGCGACCTCCCGGAGGAGGAGCTGAGGCGCCTTGCCCCCCCGGAGAACGAGGTGGAGGAGGCCCACCCCCTCGCCCTCCACGGGCGGGCGGCCCGGGCCTTGGCCGCCTCCTGGGGGGTGCGGGACGAGGAGGTCCTCGAGGCCATCGAGGGCCACGTCTACGGCGTGGACCCCGAAAACGGGATCGGCATGGCCCTCTATGTGGCGGACGTCTCCGAGCCGGGCCGGGGGGTGAACGAGGAGATCCGGGAGCTCGCCCTGGCGGGCCGGCTTAAGGAGGCGTACCGCCTGGCGGTGCGGAACAAGGTCCACTACCTCAAGGCCAAGAAGATCCCCATCCACCCCAGGACCCTGGAGGTCTACCACAGCCTCTGA
- the nadD gene encoding nicotinate-nucleotide adenylyltransferase, translating into MRIGLFGGSFDPIHLGHLLAASQAQEVLCLDRVLFVVAARPPHKVPVAPAEARYEMTLLAVAEDPRFTVSRLELDRPGPSYTVDTLREARRLFPQDELFFITGADAYRDVLTWKEGERLPEYATLVAVARPGYPLEEAPLPVVPLFVPEVGISSTEIRRRLKEGRSVRYWVPRAVEVYIEKHGLYR; encoded by the coding sequence GTGCGGATCGGGCTTTTCGGGGGGAGTTTTGACCCCATCCACCTGGGCCACCTCCTGGCGGCGAGCCAGGCCCAGGAGGTTTTGTGCCTGGACCGGGTGCTCTTCGTGGTGGCGGCCCGCCCGCCCCACAAGGTCCCCGTGGCCCCCGCCGAGGCCCGCTACGAGATGACCCTCCTGGCCGTGGCGGAGGACCCGCGGTTTACGGTCTCCCGGCTGGAACTGGACCGCCCGGGCCCGAGCTACACGGTGGACACCCTGCGCGAGGCGCGGCGCCTTTTCCCCCAGGACGAGCTCTTCTTCATCACCGGGGCCGACGCCTACCGGGACGTCCTCACCTGGAAGGAAGGGGAGCGGCTTCCCGAGTACGCCACCCTGGTGGCCGTGGCTCGGCCCGGCTACCCTTTGGAGGAGGCGCCCCTCCCGGTGGTGCCCCTCTTCGTGCCCGAGGTGGGCATCTCCAGCACCGAGATCCGCCGCCGGCTAAAGGAGGGAAGGAGCGTGCGCTACTGGGTTCCGCGCGCGGTGGAGGTGTACATTGAAAAGCACGGTCTCTATCGCTGA
- the obgE gene encoding GTPase ObgE, whose protein sequence is MFQDVLVITVAAGRGGDGAVSFRREKFVPKGGPDGGDGGRGGSVYLRARGSVDSLSRLSKRTYKAEDGEHGRGSQQHGRGGEDLVIEVPRGTRVFDADTGELLADLTEEGQTVLVARGGAGGRGNMHFVSPTRQAPRFAEAGEEGEKRRLRLELMLIADVGLVGYPNAGKSSLLAAMTRAHPKIAPYPFTTLSPNLGVVEVSEEERFTLADIPGIIEGASEGKGLGLEFLRHIARTRVLLYVLDAADEPLKTLETLRKEVGAYDPALLRRPSLVALNKVDLLEEEAVKALADALAREGLAVLPVSALTGAGLPALKEALHALVRSTPPPEMPKPVPRKEVQAGVEVVPVAEGVYEVRAPEVERYLARIKGDLMEAAGYLQEVFRRQGVEAALRAKGVRAGDLVRIGGLEFEYIPEV, encoded by the coding sequence ATGTTCCAAGACGTCCTGGTGATCACCGTCGCCGCCGGTAGGGGTGGCGACGGCGCCGTTTCCTTCCGCCGGGAGAAGTTCGTTCCCAAAGGGGGGCCCGACGGGGGGGACGGGGGCCGGGGAGGGTCCGTCTACCTCCGGGCCCGGGGGAGCGTGGACTCCCTTTCCCGCCTCTCCAAACGCACCTACAAGGCGGAGGACGGGGAGCACGGCCGGGGAAGCCAGCAGCACGGCCGCGGGGGGGAGGACCTCGTCATCGAGGTTCCCCGGGGGACCCGGGTCTTTGACGCCGACACCGGAGAGCTCCTCGCCGACCTCACCGAGGAAGGGCAGACGGTCCTGGTGGCCCGGGGCGGCGCGGGCGGCCGGGGCAACATGCACTTCGTCAGCCCTACCCGCCAGGCCCCCCGCTTCGCCGAGGCGGGGGAGGAGGGGGAGAAGCGCAGGCTCCGGCTGGAGCTCATGCTCATCGCCGACGTGGGCCTCGTGGGCTACCCCAATGCGGGGAAGTCCAGCCTCCTCGCCGCCATGACGCGGGCCCACCCGAAGATCGCCCCCTACCCTTTCACCACCCTGAGCCCCAACCTGGGGGTGGTGGAGGTTTCCGAGGAGGAGCGCTTCACCCTGGCGGACATTCCCGGGATCATTGAGGGGGCGAGCGAGGGGAAGGGTTTGGGCCTCGAGTTCCTGCGCCACATCGCCCGCACCCGGGTCCTGCTCTACGTGCTGGACGCCGCAGACGAACCCCTTAAGACCCTGGAGACCCTCAGGAAGGAGGTTGGGGCCTACGACCCCGCCCTCCTGCGCCGGCCGAGCCTCGTGGCCCTCAACAAGGTGGACCTCCTCGAGGAAGAGGCGGTGAAGGCCCTGGCGGACGCCCTGGCCCGGGAGGGGCTCGCCGTGCTTCCCGTGAGCGCCCTCACGGGAGCGGGGCTTCCTGCCCTTAAAGAGGCGCTCCACGCCCTGGTCCGTTCCACCCCTCCGCCGGAGATGCCCAAGCCCGTGCCCCGGAAGGAGGTCCAGGCCGGGGTGGAGGTGGTGCCCGTGGCCGAGGGCGTCTACGAGGTCCGGGCCCCCGAGGTGGAGCGGTACCTCGCCCGGATCAAGGGGGATTTGATGGAGGCGGCCGGATACCTGCAGGAGGTCTTCCGGCGCCAGGGGGTGGAGGCCGCCCTCCGGGCCAAGGGCGTGCGGGCGGGGGACCTGGTGCGCATCGGGGGGCTGGAGTTTGAGTATATCCCGGAGGTCTGA
- the rpmA gene encoding 50S ribosomal protein L27, whose amino-acid sequence MAHKKGLGSTRNGRDSQAKRLGVKRYEGQVVRAGNILVRQRGTRFKPGKNVGMGRDFTLFALVDGVVEFQDRGRLGRYVHVRPLA is encoded by the coding sequence ATGGCGCATAAAAAGGGTCTAGGTTCCACGAGGAACGGCCGCGACTCCCAGGCCAAGCGCCTCGGGGTCAAGCGGTACGAGGGCCAGGTGGTCCGGGCGGGCAACATCCTGGTGCGCCAGCGGGGCACCAGGTTCAAGCCCGGCAAGAACGTGGGCATGGGCCGGGACTTCACCCTCTTCGCCCTGGTGGACGGGGTGGTGGAGTTCCAGGACCGGGGCCGTCTCGGTCGGTACGTTCACGTGCGCCCCTTGGCCTAA
- the rplU gene encoding 50S ribosomal protein L21, which translates to MFAIVKTGGKQYRVEPGLKLRVEKLDAEPGATVELPVLLLGGEKTVVGTPVVEGASVVAEVLGHGRGKKILVSKFKAKVQYRRKKGHRQPYTELLIKEIRG; encoded by the coding sequence ATGTTCGCGATCGTGAAGACTGGCGGCAAACAGTACCGGGTAGAGCCCGGCCTTAAGCTTCGGGTGGAGAAGCTGGACGCGGAGCCCGGGGCCACTGTGGAGCTTCCCGTCCTCCTCCTGGGCGGGGAGAAGACCGTGGTGGGCACCCCGGTGGTGGAGGGGGCCAGCGTGGTGGCCGAGGTGCTGGGCCACGGCCGGGGCAAGAAGATCCTCGTCTCCAAGTTCAAGGCCAAGGTCCAGTACCGCAGGAAGAAGGGCCACCGCCAGCCCTACACCGAGCTCCTCATCAAGGAGATCCGGGGGTGA
- the secG gene encoding preprotein translocase subunit SecG — protein MDLLYTLVILFYLGVAGLLVYLVLVQEPKQGAGDLMGGSADLFSARGVTGGLYRLTVILGVVFAALALVIGLWPR, from the coding sequence ATGGACCTGCTCTACACCTTGGTCATCCTCTTTTACCTGGGCGTGGCCGGGCTATTGGTCTACCTCGTGCTGGTGCAGGAGCCCAAGCAGGGGGCCGGGGACCTCATGGGGGGCTCGGCCGACCTCTTCTCCGCCCGGGGCGTGACGGGAGGGCTCTACCGCCTCACGGTGATCCTGGGGGTGGTCTTCGCGGCCCTGGCCTTGGTCATCGGCCTCTGGCCCCGTTGA
- the rtcB gene encoding RNA ligase RtcB: MFFEKIAPYTYRIPRQGKMRVDAVFFASKEILKDLEAENYASLQQLMNVATLPGIVEPALAMPDIHWGYGFPIGGVAAFDPEEGGVVSPGGVGFDINCGVRLLASHLTLEDLLPRQKELADALYRLVPSGVGSERRDVRFSKRELKEILKEGAGWLVKRGYGYPEDVRFIESQGRLPWANPDKVSERAFERGAPQIGTLGSGNHFLEVQYVDEVYDEEAALAFGLFKGQVTVLIHTGSRGLGHQVCQDYVERFLKVAPRYGIELVDKQLAAAPIKSPEGQDYLQAMAAAANFAFANRQLIAHFVREAFEKVGFTPRDHGLRVLYDLAHNNAKFEEHRGRRVLVHRKGATRAFGPGHPEVPEEYRRVGQPVLVPGDMGRYSYVLAGTEKAMEVSFGSSCHGAGRKMSRHQAKKVARERNLVKELAERGILVRAATRATVDEEMPEAYKDVSLVVEAVEGAGIGKKVARLRPLIVVKG; this comes from the coding sequence ATGTTCTTTGAGAAGATCGCCCCCTACACCTACCGCATCCCCCGGCAGGGGAAGATGCGGGTGGACGCCGTTTTCTTCGCCTCAAAGGAGATCCTAAAGGACCTCGAGGCGGAAAACTACGCCTCCTTGCAGCAGCTCATGAACGTGGCCACCCTCCCGGGCATCGTGGAGCCCGCCCTGGCCATGCCCGACATCCACTGGGGCTACGGCTTCCCCATCGGGGGAGTGGCGGCCTTTGACCCGGAGGAAGGAGGCGTGGTAAGCCCTGGCGGAGTCGGTTTTGACATCAACTGTGGGGTCCGCCTCCTCGCCTCCCACCTCACCCTAGAAGACCTCCTCCCTCGCCAGAAGGAGCTCGCCGACGCCCTCTACCGCCTCGTCCCCTCGGGGGTGGGAAGCGAAAGGAGGGACGTGCGCTTTAGCAAGCGGGAGCTCAAGGAGATCCTCAAGGAGGGGGCGGGCTGGCTCGTGAAGCGGGGGTACGGCTACCCCGAGGACGTGCGCTTCATTGAGTCCCAAGGCCGTCTTCCCTGGGCCAACCCCGACAAGGTGTCGGAAAGGGCCTTTGAGCGGGGGGCGCCCCAGATCGGCACCTTAGGAAGCGGGAACCACTTCCTCGAGGTGCAGTACGTGGACGAGGTCTACGACGAGGAGGCGGCCCTAGCCTTCGGCCTCTTCAAGGGACAGGTCACCGTCCTCATCCACACGGGAAGCCGGGGCCTCGGCCACCAGGTCTGCCAGGACTACGTGGAGCGCTTCCTCAAGGTGGCCCCCCGGTACGGCATTGAGCTCGTGGACAAGCAGCTTGCCGCCGCCCCCATAAAGAGCCCCGAGGGCCAGGACTACCTCCAGGCCATGGCCGCCGCCGCCAACTTCGCCTTCGCCAACCGCCAGCTCATCGCCCACTTCGTGCGGGAGGCCTTTGAGAAGGTGGGCTTCACCCCCAGGGACCACGGGCTCAGGGTCCTCTACGACCTCGCCCACAACAACGCCAAGTTTGAAGAGCACAGGGGCAGGCGGGTCCTCGTCCACCGCAAGGGGGCCACGCGGGCCTTCGGCCCCGGCCACCCGGAGGTCCCCGAGGAGTACCGCCGGGTGGGGCAGCCGGTCCTGGTGCCCGGGGACATGGGCCGCTACTCCTACGTCCTCGCGGGGACGGAGAAAGCCATGGAGGTTTCCTTCGGGAGCAGCTGCCACGGGGCCGGGCGCAAGATGAGCCGCCACCAGGCCAAAAAGGTGGCCCGGGAGCGGAACCTGGTGAAGGAGCTCGCGGAAAGGGGCATCCTGGTGCGGGCCGCCACCCGGGCCACGGTGGACGAGGAGATGCCCGAGGCCTACAAGGACGTCTCCTTGGTGGTGGAGGCGGTGGAGGGGGCGGGGATCGGGAAAAAGGTGGCCCGCCTCAGGCCCCTCATCGTGGTCAAGGGGTAA